TCCAACATCATTTTTCAGCATGCCACCGTCACTTGAGCCGACATTCCTTCAGCTTGATATCACCGGAACATTTACATGGGGGTTTATATCAGTCATTTTGACAGTTTTCATTTTAGATTTTCTGGACACAATGGGTACCCTCTATGCAGTATCGCACCATGCAGGACTTCTTGATGAGAACGGAGACTTACCGGAAATCGAAAAACCACTTTTAGTTGATGCGATAACAACTGTACTTGCAGCTTTGCTCGGCACAACCACAGCCGGAGTATTTGTTGAATCTGCTACAGGGATCGAGGCTGGAGGCAGAACAGGCTTAACCGCAGTTACAACCGCCCTGCTCTTTCTGGCGGCCCTCTTTTTAGAACCAATTTTAACTACTATTCCGCCATGCGCATATGGACCAAGTTTAATTATTGTCGGCATGCTTATGATTGCTCCATGTAAAGATCTTGAAGTTGAAGATATGTCAGAACTTGTTCCGGCATTTTTGGTTATAGCTTTAATGAGCTTCACATATAATCTTGGAACAGGCATGACAGCCGGATTCATCGCATATCCGTTCATGAAAACAGTCACTGGAAAAATTAATGAAATATCAGCTGGAATGTGGATGCTTTGCTTTCTGTCAGTCTTATTCTTTCTAACATGCCCACATTAATTTTAAAATTTAGTGACTATATAATGGGATTTGATTGCTGATAAATGTTCAATTTCTACCTTTGACAACTTTTATGAAAGCATCTAATTCCATTCCTCAAATATCAAATTCCACAGGATGGAGGAAGTTCATGAATTTAAGGGAATATATCCGCGATGTGCCTAATTTCCCTAAAGAAGGCATCGTATACTTTGACATTACACCACTTTTGGCTGACCCAAAAGTTTTTCAATATACCATCGACATGATGGCTGAACGTTTCAGCGAATACAAAGCAGACAAAATAGCAGCGGCTGAAGCAAGAGGGTTTATTTTCGGTGCACCATTGGCCTATAAACTCGGGATCGGTTTTGTGCCTATCCGTAAACCCGGCAAACTCCCTTATGACACAATCTCAGTCAGTTATGACCTTGAATACGGCTCCGACAGCCTTTGCATGCACGTTGACGCTATTGCGAAAGATGAAGACGTGTTGCTCATAGATGACGTTCTGGCCACAGGTGGAACAGCAGAAGGCATGGTCAAGCTAGTCGAAAAAGCAGGCGGAAACGTCTCTGGAATCGGATTTCTAGTTGAACTTGGTTTTCTGGATGGTGCAGGCAGACTTAACGGCATTCCCAACTCTCATCTGCTAAAACTGTAAAAGACAATTATTTAAATCTCCTTTTTACATATCCTGCTGTAAAAAGGAGATTTTTTGATAATCACAAACTTAATTTTTTGTTAACAGGGAAGAAATAAAATGGCAGTGATCGGAATAATCGGCGGCAGTGGACTTGATAATCCAGATATTATTCAAAATGCTAAAGACTCCATTATTTCAAACAAATGGGGAAAACCTAGCTCTCCCATAAAATCCGGAACCATTTCTGGAACAGAGGTGCACATCATTGGTCGTCATGGCAGAGAGCATACTATTCCGCCCACTTATGTAAATAACAGAGCAAATATTCAAGCACTGAAAGACCTAGGCTGTGACTACATTCTTGCAACTACAGCTGTAGGCTCATTACGTGAAGAAATTGACCGCGGGCATCTGGTTATCATTGATCAATTTATAGATTTCACCCGCAAACGTGATACTACATTTTTTGAAACTTTTGAACCGCACGCCCCAGCTCATACTCCGATGGCTGAACCGTTTGATAATTTTCTTCGCGAAAAAATGATCCAATCCAGCCAGGATCTCGACATTACAGCTCATGAAAAAGGAACTGTTATTACCATTGAAGGACCAAGATTTTCAACACGTGCAGAATCTTATATGTACAGAGCATGGGGAGCGGATATTATAAACATGAGCACTGCGCCAGAAGCAATTTTAGCAAATGAAGCTGGAGTTCCTTATGCCGCGGTTGCTATGTCCACTGACTATGACTGCTGGAAGACTGATGAGGATTCTGTCACATGGGATGACATTCTTAAGATTTTTCAGGAAAACGCCCAGAAAGTAACTTCAATGCTGATTAAAACTATTGAAAAACTGAGCTGATACGAATTCAGCCTAGTACTAGATGGCTTTGCCATAATTTAAGGAAATACAGAGTATGGCTTCTCAAAAGTGTGACCTAATCATTTACGGTTCCAGCATTCTTACTCAGGATAACAATCGTTCCCAAATCAGCAACGGTGCAATCGCCGTTACCGGGAATAAAATTTCAGATGTTGGAACCAAAGCTGACATCGACCTGAGATGGAACAGTCCTAAAACGCTGGACGCCGGGAATTCAATTCTAATGCCCGGAATGATCAATTCGCATACACATGTTCCAATGACTCTAATGCGAGGGGTTGCAGACGATCTCCCCTTGCTTACATGGCTGCATGACTATATCTTCCCCATTGAGTCTGGACTAAGTAAAGATCTGGTTGAACTTGGATCTCAGCTTGGCTGCGCAGAGATGATAGCAGGTGGAACAACAGCTTTTTTAGACGGCTATATGTACGAAGAAGCTGTCGGAAAAGCGGTTGATGAATCGGGTATTAAAGCAGTTTTAGGAGAAGGTTTTTTCGAATTTCCTTCCCCCTTCTTTAAAACGGCAAAGCAAGCATGGGAAACAATTGAAGAACTGCATGAGCATTTTTTTTCACACGACAGAATAACAACTTCAGTAACTCCACATGCGGTTTTTACAACTACTCCTGATCAATTGATTGAAAGTATGGAATTGGCGGAAAAACTTAATGTGTTGTGGCAGATTCACTGCGCCGAATCTAGAGCGGAAACAGAGCTTACTTTAAAAAAATTCAGTAAAAAACCTATTGAAATTTTACGCGACAACGGGTTGCTGACTCCCCGCACAAGAATTCATCATTGCGTTGATGTAACCGAGCAAGAAATCGAACTGATAAGCTCAAATAAAACAATGATATCTCACAACCCTCAGAGCAATCTTAAACTTGGATCAGGTATTTGCCCTCTGACCAAATTGATCAGTGCAGACATTACTGTTGGCCTCGGCACAGATGGGGCCGCCAGCAATAATGATCTGAACATGTTTGAAGAAATGCGAACAGCTTCATTATTACAAAAAGGAATTCTTCAAGATCCTACAGCAATACCAGCCCAAATAGCTCTTGATCTAGCAACTGTTAATGGGGCATTGTTTTTAGGATTAACCGATACAGGAACCCTTAAACCTGGAATGAGGGCGGATATTACAGCTATTGATATGGACAAATTGCACCTGAAACCAGTATACAATCCCCTTTCCCACATTGTATACTCTGCCACCGCTCAGGATGTGAAGCTCACAATCTGTGATGGAAAGATTCTTTATGAAAATGGAAAACATTTTTCATGTGATGTCGAAACAATCTCACATGAAGCTGAAAAGGCCGTAAAATGGGCCCTGAACAGGCTAAAAAAACAGTAGCTAAAGACGATGCAGCCAATTTAAAGCAGTTTTTTACTTGACAACATGGGGTAACACTGCATAGGGAATTGTGCTTTTCAATATAAATATTACATAAAAACGCTTGTACGCAAGCGACTTGCCAAACAGGAGGCGCTACATGTCTAAAAAGAATGCTAAAATTCACGCACTTGACGGTGCTGAAATGACTGCAGAAGGTCTATCTTTCAAAGGATCCATCTTGGAACCAGTCGTAGAACAGTGTGACGGGTGTGAACGTGCTATTGAATTTGACAGCAAAAAATACTGTCCTAGTTATGCTCAGCCAGCAAAAAAATGGAGTCACGGTGTATGTAACTTCGCAACTCATGCTCGCGCTGGAGTTGACAAAGAAGGTAAAGTCAAGGTTAACCCACTTAAAGCTTCTAAGCGTGCAGCACGCGGCCGGTAGTAATCAGCCAGCTCTGCCTTTCTAGGCAAGTCATTAATCTTACCTACCTAAGAAGCAATCAAAAATTGTTTCTCACGATGGTATATTCGTGTAT
This genomic interval from Desulfovibrio sp. UCD-KL4C contains the following:
- the mtnP gene encoding S-methyl-5'-thioadenosine phosphorylase: MAVIGIIGGSGLDNPDIIQNAKDSIISNKWGKPSSPIKSGTISGTEVHIIGRHGREHTIPPTYVNNRANIQALKDLGCDYILATTAVGSLREEIDRGHLVIIDQFIDFTRKRDTTFFETFEPHAPAHTPMAEPFDNFLREKMIQSSQDLDITAHEKGTVITIEGPRFSTRAESYMYRAWGADIINMSTAPEAILANEAGVPYAAVAMSTDYDCWKTDEDSVTWDDILKIFQENAQKVTSMLIKTIEKLS
- a CDS encoding adenine phosphoribosyltransferase translates to MNLREYIRDVPNFPKEGIVYFDITPLLADPKVFQYTIDMMAERFSEYKADKIAAAEARGFIFGAPLAYKLGIGFVPIRKPGKLPYDTISVSYDLEYGSDSLCMHVDAIAKDEDVLLIDDVLATGGTAEGMVKLVEKAGGNVSGIGFLVELGFLDGAGRLNGIPNSHLLKL
- a CDS encoding PxxKW family cysteine-rich protein; amino-acid sequence: MSKKNAKIHALDGAEMTAEGLSFKGSILEPVVEQCDGCERAIEFDSKKYCPSYAQPAKKWSHGVCNFATHARAGVDKEGKVKVNPLKASKRAARGR
- a CDS encoding NCS2 family permease, giving the protein MKNFLSNYFKIEEHGSTISREIIAGMTTFATMAYIIIVNPKILEAAGIPFGPSMVATIISAFFGTMAMGLYAKRPFAVAPYMGENAFIAFTVVKVMGYSWQTAIGAIFIGGVLFVIFTTTGIRSWMISAIPKNLKNAFVVGIGLFLTFIGLNTTGIVSIGVPGAPIHLGDISNPATLLAITCFFLMAMLMARKVNGAIIIGIIVTTVGAFFLGVSTPPTSFFSMPPSLEPTFLQLDITGTFTWGFISVILTVFILDFLDTMGTLYAVSHHAGLLDENGDLPEIEKPLLVDAITTVLAALLGTTTAGVFVESATGIEAGGRTGLTAVTTALLFLAALFLEPILTTIPPCAYGPSLIIVGMLMIAPCKDLEVEDMSELVPAFLVIALMSFTYNLGTGMTAGFIAYPFMKTVTGKINEISAGMWMLCFLSVLFFLTCPH
- a CDS encoding amidohydrolase; amino-acid sequence: MASQKCDLIIYGSSILTQDNNRSQISNGAIAVTGNKISDVGTKADIDLRWNSPKTLDAGNSILMPGMINSHTHVPMTLMRGVADDLPLLTWLHDYIFPIESGLSKDLVELGSQLGCAEMIAGGTTAFLDGYMYEEAVGKAVDESGIKAVLGEGFFEFPSPFFKTAKQAWETIEELHEHFFSHDRITTSVTPHAVFTTTPDQLIESMELAEKLNVLWQIHCAESRAETELTLKKFSKKPIEILRDNGLLTPRTRIHHCVDVTEQEIELISSNKTMISHNPQSNLKLGSGICPLTKLISADITVGLGTDGAASNNDLNMFEEMRTASLLQKGILQDPTAIPAQIALDLATVNGALFLGLTDTGTLKPGMRADITAIDMDKLHLKPVYNPLSHIVYSATAQDVKLTICDGKILYENGKHFSCDVETISHEAEKAVKWALNRLKKQ